A part of Bacillus thuringiensis genomic DNA contains:
- a CDS encoding DUF6254 family protein: MSKKKKEEERAWKARKENQKPHGKVKAFAELVEGTEKT; encoded by the coding sequence ATGTCCAAGAAAAAGAAAGAAGAAGAGCGCGCGTGGAAAGCACGTAAAGAAAATCAAAAACCACATGGAAAAGTGAAAGCCTTTGCTGAATTAGTTGAAGGAACAGAAAAAACGTGA
- a CDS encoding DinB family protein, which produces MLQSNMDVSLESLVNSLQSTRSTLLSEIEMLNDTEVNVKPRRDKWSIIQILHHLHLVEQSVTSALVYALQKNERNTTPFKDLQLTLDRTHKREAPLQMKPTETLMKKQQGIQLLEHSRKELLHALHSVIDEKDLFENGLKHPVFNDLNLYQWIQFLDLHEQRHLTQLKEAKHAILQR; this is translated from the coding sequence ATGCTTCAATCTAATATGGATGTGAGTTTAGAAAGTTTGGTGAACTCGTTACAGTCTACCCGAAGCACGCTATTATCAGAAATTGAAATGTTAAATGATACAGAAGTGAATGTAAAGCCGCGCCGTGATAAATGGAGTATTATTCAAATTTTGCATCATCTACATTTAGTTGAACAATCTGTCACGTCTGCCCTTGTATATGCTTTACAAAAAAATGAAAGAAACACGACTCCATTTAAAGACCTCCAACTTACGCTTGATCGCACACATAAACGAGAAGCTCCTCTGCAAATGAAACCAACAGAAACATTAATGAAAAAACAGCAAGGAATTCAATTACTAGAACATTCACGAAAAGAATTATTACACGCACTTCATAGTGTGATAGATGAAAAAGATTTATTTGAAAATGGATTAAAGCATCCTGTTTTTAACGATCTAAATTTGTATCAGTGGATTCAATTTCTTGATTTGCATGAACAAAGACATCTTACGCAGTTAAAAGAGGCGAAACACGCAATTTTACAGCGATAA
- a CDS encoding M3 family oligoendopeptidase produces the protein MSFKDYEYKRPNIEELKEKFTVALEKFDNAKTVEEQKQVIHSINEIRNDFGTMGNLCYIRHSVDTTDAFYKEEQDFFDEFSPVVQGYGTKYYHALIHSPFREELEAYYGKQLFALAECDLKTYSDEVVKDLQLENKLSSQYTQLLASAKIDFAGEERTLSQLIPFMQGKERSERKAASEAYYGFLAGNEEELDRIYDELVKVRTKIAKSLGFKNFVELGYARMYRTDYNAEMVANYRQQVLDYIVPVTTELRKRQQARIGVEKLAYYDENFEFSTGNPTPKGDADWIVNHGKTMYKELSAETDEFFNFMLDNDLLDLVAKKGKAGGGYCTYIENYKAPFIFSNFNGTSGDIDVLTHEAGHAFQVYESRKFEIPEYNWPTYEACEIHSMSMEFFTWPWMKSFFEEDADKYYFSHLSSALLFLPYGVSVDEYQHYVYENPEASPEERKTAWRNIEKKYLPHRDYEDNDYLERGGFWQRQGHIYSSPFYYIDYTLAQICALQFWKRARDNRQEAWEDYVNLCQQGGSKSFLELVDVANLTSPFAEGCVKSVITEIEAWLHAIDDTKL, from the coding sequence ATGTCATTTAAAGACTATGAATATAAACGGCCAAATATTGAAGAATTAAAAGAGAAGTTTACTGTTGCTTTAGAGAAGTTTGATAACGCAAAAACGGTAGAAGAACAAAAACAAGTCATTCATTCAATTAACGAAATTCGCAACGATTTTGGTACAATGGGGAATCTTTGTTACATTCGTCATTCTGTTGATACGACAGATGCTTTTTATAAGGAAGAGCAAGATTTCTTTGATGAATTCTCTCCAGTTGTACAAGGATATGGTACAAAGTATTATCATGCGTTAATTCATTCTCCATTCCGTGAAGAATTAGAAGCGTATTATGGGAAGCAATTATTTGCTCTTGCGGAGTGTGATTTAAAAACATATTCTGATGAAGTCGTGAAAGATTTACAATTAGAGAATAAATTGTCTTCACAATATACGCAGTTATTAGCATCTGCAAAAATTGATTTTGCAGGAGAAGAAAGAACGTTATCGCAGCTTATTCCATTTATGCAAGGGAAAGAAAGAAGTGAACGTAAAGCAGCAAGTGAAGCATATTACGGATTTTTAGCTGGGAATGAGGAAGAGTTAGATCGTATTTATGACGAGCTTGTTAAAGTGAGAACGAAAATCGCTAAATCTTTAGGTTTCAAAAACTTTGTTGAACTTGGATATGCAAGAATGTACCGTACAGATTATAATGCGGAAATGGTGGCGAATTATCGTCAGCAAGTGCTAGATTATATCGTTCCCGTTACAACGGAATTAAGGAAACGCCAACAAGCACGTATCGGTGTAGAGAAGTTAGCGTATTACGATGAAAACTTTGAATTTTCTACAGGTAACCCAACTCCAAAAGGAGATGCTGATTGGATTGTTAATCATGGGAAAACGATGTATAAAGAGTTATCAGCTGAAACGGATGAATTTTTCAATTTCATGCTAGATAATGATTTATTAGATTTAGTTGCGAAAAAAGGAAAAGCTGGTGGCGGATATTGTACATATATTGAGAATTATAAAGCGCCATTTATTTTCTCAAACTTTAACGGAACATCTGGCGACATTGATGTATTAACACATGAAGCTGGTCATGCTTTCCAAGTATATGAAAGCCGTAAGTTTGAAATTCCAGAATACAATTGGCCAACGTATGAAGCATGTGAAATTCATTCTATGAGTATGGAATTCTTTACATGGCCATGGATGAAGTCATTCTTTGAAGAAGATGCAGATAAATATTATTTCTCTCACTTAAGTTCAGCGCTTCTGTTTTTACCATATGGTGTATCTGTTGATGAATATCAACATTATGTATATGAAAATCCAGAAGCATCACCAGAAGAGCGTAAGACAGCATGGCGTAATATAGAGAAAAAGTATTTGCCGCATCGTGATTATGAAGATAATGATTATTTAGAACGCGGTGGATTCTGGCAACGTCAAGGACATATTTATAGCTCGCCGTTCTACTATATCGACTACACATTAGCACAAATTTGCGCACTGCAATTTTGGAAACGTGCAAGAGATAATAGACAAGAGGCGTGGGAAGATTATGTAAATCTGTGCCAACAAGGTGGAAGTAAATCATTCTTGGAATTAGTAGACGTTGCAAATTTAACATCACCATTTGCTGAAGGCTGTGTGAAAAGTGTCATTACAGAAATAGAAGCATGGCTACATGCGATTGACGACACAAAATTGTAA
- a CDS encoding ATP-binding protein, translated as MLVYHLFWNQKGKRSPKLNSAIFITLCCLTTILCITFGAKTNYGFQFDMRHIVLIVGTLTGGPIAGASILAVLNIYRFLLGGIGVFPSLTASVLLFIVLLLTYKLFNRSSNRIKIALAIFYSLIFGLGWIPSFLSEVTNSADYIPHIIVYEICTIIGTILILYLLHILQMQVRLQNELMNAEKFHLIGEMAASISHEIRNPLTSTKGFLQLLQSNTCTEQERKLYIDIAINGIEQANHVLTDYLTFAKPSIEKEQQLQVEEELLHALSLITPLANLTNVRIHYIKQSTSFYIAGEKQKLNQCLLNILKNCIEAMPTGGDLVLTLVPDHKHIQLYIKDTGIGMDQEQVKRLGSPFYSTKEKGTGLGMMVVFSVIQAMNGKIDIISEKGTGTTFLLTFPLIQKT; from the coding sequence GGGAAACGATCTCCTAAATTAAATTCAGCTATATTTATTACATTGTGTTGCCTCACTACCATACTATGTATTACTTTCGGAGCAAAAACAAATTATGGCTTTCAATTTGATATGCGCCATATCGTATTAATTGTCGGTACATTAACAGGAGGTCCTATTGCTGGTGCTTCCATCTTAGCTGTATTAAACATATACCGCTTCTTATTAGGTGGAATAGGTGTATTCCCATCTCTTACCGCTTCGGTTCTACTATTTATTGTTCTACTATTAACATACAAACTATTTAACCGAAGTTCTAATCGTATAAAAATAGCACTCGCTATCTTTTACAGTCTCATATTTGGCTTGGGTTGGATACCATCTTTCCTTTCAGAGGTTACAAATAGTGCAGATTACATACCTCATATTATCGTATACGAAATATGTACAATAATTGGAACAATCCTTATTTTATATTTGCTACACATACTACAAATGCAAGTTCGTCTTCAAAACGAACTTATGAATGCCGAAAAATTCCATTTAATTGGCGAAATGGCAGCGTCCATCTCTCATGAGATTCGCAATCCATTAACTTCAACAAAAGGATTTTTACAACTTTTGCAGTCAAATACATGCACTGAGCAAGAGCGAAAATTATATATCGACATAGCCATCAACGGAATCGAACAAGCAAATCATGTTCTTACAGACTACTTAACTTTCGCGAAACCAAGTATTGAAAAAGAACAACAGTTACAAGTAGAGGAAGAATTATTGCATGCCCTATCTTTAATCACACCTCTTGCTAATTTAACAAACGTTCGTATCCACTACATCAAACAAAGTACATCTTTCTATATCGCTGGTGAAAAACAAAAACTAAACCAATGTTTATTAAATATTTTAAAAAACTGTATTGAGGCTATGCCTACAGGCGGTGATCTCGTACTTACTTTAGTTCCAGACCATAAACATATACAATTGTATATCAAAGATACAGGAATTGGTATGGATCAAGAACAAGTAAAACGCCTTGGATCCCCTTTCTACTCAACAAAAGAAAAAGGTACTGGTCTTGGAATGATGGTCGTATTCAGTGTTATACAAGCTATGAACGGAAAAATTGATATTATAAGCGAAAAAGGTACTGGTACAACCTTCTTATTAACTTTTCCACTCATACAAAAAACGTGA